The DNA region TCGACCTCGAGGCGGCGGGCTGGGATCCCGTCCCGGTGCTGAAGGAGCTGACCGGCGGGCGCGGGCCGGACGTGTGCGTGGACGCGGTCGGGCTGGAGGCGTCCGGCTCGGCGTGGCAGACGCTCCTCGGGCGCGGGCTGAAGCTGCAGGCCGGGTCGGCCGTGGCGCTCTCCTGGGCCATCCACGCGGTCCGCAAGGGCGGGACCGTGTCGATCGTGGGCGTGTACGGGCCGCCGGCGAACCTGGTGCCGATCGGCGCGGCCATGAACAAGGGGCTCACGCTGCGGACCGCGCAGGCGAACGTGAAGCGCTACATGCCGCACCTGCTGGAGCACGTGCGGGCGGGGCGCCTCGACGGGAAGGGGCTCATCACCCACCGGTTCCCGCTGGAGCGGGCCGCGCACGCGTACGCGGTGTTCGGGGACCGGGCCGACGGCTGCGTGAAGTGCGTGCTGGTCCCGGGCGCGGCCGCGTGACCGCGCGGGACGAGGGGGGACGGATGCAGGGGATCGGGCCGGGCACGATGCACGCGGGGAACGGGCGGCCGCCGGGCGCGGGCGTGGACGGCGCCGTGCCGGCGCGCCCCGGCGTGCCGCGGGAGCGGCGGGAGCGGGGGCTGCCCGACGTGGACCGCGACGAGCCGGCGCGCCAGCCCGGGGCGGACGCGCTGGGCCGGACCGGGCTGCGCGTCCGGACGCCGGTGTTCGGGACGGCGCAGCCGGCGCGGGGTGCCTCCGGCGCGCTGCGGCGCGCCGCCTACCGCATCCCCGAGCACCGCGCCGGGCGCTGGGCCCTGCTGCTGGCGGCGGACCGGGTGGACGTGCTCGAGCACCGCCTCCGGCGGGCCGGGTGGGCGGTTCCCGCCCTGGCGGCGCTCGCGGCGGGGTACCTCGTGGCCTCCCGCGCGCTGCGCCGCCGGTGAGCGCGCGGGCGCCGGCCCTGCGCCCCCGGGCGCCGCGGCCGAGGATCTTCGCGCGGGCCGCGGGAGGGGGACTTCGCGGCGCGTTCTGCTGCTAGAATGGCGGCGGCGCCCGTCGAGGAGGTGTGCTTGCCCGCCGTCACCCGAGTGCTGGTTCCCATCGACTTCTCGCCGTCGTCGCGGGCGGCCCTGGAGTACGCCATCTTCGTGGCGGGCAAGCACGGCGCCGACCTCGACGTGCTGCACGTCTGGGAGCCGCCCGGCTACGTCGGCCCCGACACGCTCGCGCTGCTGCCGGTGGGCAGCGGCCAGCCGGGCTGGGAGCAGACGCGCAACGAGGTGCAGCGCGAGGTGGATCACTTCCTCGCGAAGGCGGCGGCGCGCCCGCGCTCGGTGTCGGTGCGCGTCGAGGCGGGCGAGCCGTCCGACGCGATCCTGGGGATCGCCCGGGAGGGCGCCGATCTGATCGTCATGGGGACGCACGGGCGAACCGGCCTGTCGCGCCTCCTCATCGGCAGCGTGGCGGAGGCGGTGCTGCGCCGCTCCACCTGCCCGGTGCTGACCCTGCGCGTCGCCTCGCGGGCGCCGCGGGAGTCGGTGCCGCTGTAGCGACGGGCGGACGCGTCCGCCCGTGAGCGGGGGGGGACCAGGGGACGGGCGCCGGCGGCGGCTCCGCGGGGCCGCGGCAGGGGCCGGCCCCGAGGAGGAGGTCGTCCCATGACGCTCGTCTGCGAGGCGATGAACCGGGCACCGGCGACGGTGGAGGCGGACGCGACGGCGGCGCGGGCGCTCGGCGTGGTGGAGACCACCGGGGCCGCGCACCTGCTGGTGATGGACCACGACGACCTGATCGGCATCCTCTGCGCGTGCGACCTGCGCGCGGCCGGGCCGGAAGAGCAGGTCTCGGAGCGCATGAGCGTGCCGGTCATCACCATCCGCCCGGACGCGACGCTGGAGGACGCGGCCATCACGCTCTGTGACTGCGGGGTGGGCTGCCTGCCGGTGGTGGTGGGCGGCCTCGTGCTCGGCACCCTCGGCGAGGAGGAGCTCGCCGCGGCAGGCGTCCAGGGCCGGCTGCCGCACCGCCGGTGCCACCCGCGCGCGCACGGGCTGGAGCCGGTCGGGCCCCACCTGGCGCACCATCACTGACCGTGACGGGCGCGCGCCGGAGCGCACGCCCGCGTGGCCTCCCCCTTGCTACGGAACGGGCGGGGGAGGCGCATGCGCAAGCCAACCGTCCAGGCGTTCATGACCATCGGCCCGGTGGTGATCGCGCCGGAGCGCACGCTCGCCGACGCGCACCGGCTCATGCGCGAGCGCGGCATCCGCCACCTGCCGGTGGTGGACGCGGGCGCGCTGGTCGGGGTGGTCTCGCAGCGCGATCTGTACCTGCTCGAGACGTTGCGCGGCGTGGATCCGGAGCAGGAGCGCGTGCGCGAGGCCATGACCCCGGAGCCGTTCGCCGTGCCCCCGGACGCGTCGCTGGACGAGGTGGCCGAGCACATGGCGGAGCACCGGCTCGGGTCCGCGATGGTGGTGGATCGCGGCGTGGTCATCGGGCTGTTCACCACGGTGGACGCGCTGCGCGCGCTGGCGGCGCTGGTGCGCCGGCGCGGCGCGAGGCCGGCGCGCAATCCACCCCGCGAGCCTCCCGCCGGCGTGGCAGGCCGGCCCGGGCGCTGAACGCGCGCTTGCGCAAGCCGTGCGCCAAGGCGCGGCGGCCACGCAACTCTCGCGGCCGAATTCCCGGAAACCGCTCGGAAATCCGGCGCGCTGGGCCCGGGCACGGCTCGTGAAGAGCGTCGCCGGCATGAGCCGGTTCGAAGCGGACGCCCGCGAGGTGCTGCTGCGGCGTCGCCGCTCGCTCAGCCAGGGCGGCGCGCCGCCCCGCCCGTCCGATCCCGCCGCGCGCTGGGCAGACTACGAGTCCATGCCGGCGCCGGTGGCCGAGGGCGTGCGCCGGGAGCTCGCCGAGATCGACGCGGCGCTCGAGCGCATCCAGCAGGGCCGCTACGGCACCTGCCTCGCGTGCGGCGGCCCCATGGGCCTGCAGCGGCTCCGGGCCATCCCGGAGGCGCGCTACTGCATCGCCTGCAGCGGCCACCACCACGCCGCCGAGTAGCGCCGCAGTGCGCGGAAATGCCCGTCGCCGCCACCGGTTGAAACGGTGATGCGGCAGGACGCATCCGGGTGGCGCTCCCGCCTGGGTCCTGCTATCACCCGGGCGCTCGTGACCACGGAGACCTCCCACAGGAACGCGCCGGTGCTCGCCTATCCGCTGGGCGACGCGCTCTACCTGAACGTCACCAGCGCCTGCACGCTCGCCTGCACGTTCTGCCCGAAGATCCGCGACGACGACTTCACGGTGGGTGGATTCGACCTGCGGCTCGCCCGCAACCCGGACGCCGACGAGGTCTGGCGCGCGATCGGGGAGGCGGGCCTGGAGGGCCGCTCCGAGGTCTGCTTCACCGGGTTCGGCGAGCCGACGCGCCGGCTGGAGGTGGTGCTCGAGATCGCGCGGCGCCTCCGCGCGGCGGGCGCGCGCCGGATCCGGGTGGACACCGACGGCCTCGCGAACCTGCGCGAGGGGCGCGACGTCGCGCCCGAGCTCGCGGCGGCCGGCGTCGGCGCGCTCTCGGTGTCGCTGAACGCGCCGGACGCGGCGACCTACGCGCGCATCTGCCCGAGCCGCTACGGGGAGGCGGCGTACGAGGCGGTGAAGGGGTTCATCCGCGCCGCGGTCGGCGTCGTCCCGGACGTCGCCGCGAGCGCGGTGGGGATGCCGGGCATCTCCGAGACGGCCTGCAGGGCGGTCGCGGAGTCGCTCGGGGCGCGCTTTCGCTGGCGCCCGTACGACCGGGTGGGTCGCATTCCATCCTCGGCGGGGTCGGCCCGGGTGGGCTGAAGCGGCGGAAGCACGGGGGAGTAACGGGGTTTTTCAGGTGTCGGCGTCAGCACTTGGCCTCGGGTAGTCTCTGGACCTCGAGGCGAGAATGGTGCATAACCTGCGGACCGACGCAGGGTTTGCGCAGGTCAGGAGCAGCATGAGCATGCCGAGTGTGGGCGCCCGGCCGGGCAAGGAACGGATCCTGGTGGTGGACGACGAGCAGAACGCTCGCGTCGCGCTTCGGACCATCCTGAGCGAGGAGGGGTACGAGATCGCCGAGGCCGCGGACGGCGAGGAGGCCCTGGCGCTGCTCCCCGGGTTCGCGCCGGCGGCGGTGCTCGCCGACGTGCGGATGCCCCGGATGGACGGCATCAACCTGCTGCGCCGCGCGCGCGAGCAGGGCTCCGACGCCGTGTTCGTGATGATGACCGCGTTCGCGAGCGTCGAGGCCGCCGTCGAGGCGATGCGCGCCGGCGCCGAGAACTACCTCGTCAAGCCGCTCGACGTGAACGCGGTGCTGGTGGTGCTGGAGAAGGCGCTCGAGAAGCTGCGCCTCCAGCGCGACACCGCGAACCTGCGCGAGCGCGTGCGCGAGCGGTACCGGTTCCACAACATCGTCGGCGACGCGCCCGAGCTGCACGCGGTCTACGAGGTGGTGAAGCGCGCCGCGCCCACCCGGGCGACCGTGCTGATCCT from Anaeromyxobacter dehalogenans 2CP-C includes:
- a CDS encoding TraR/DksA family transcriptional regulator translates to MSRFEADAREVLLRRRRSLSQGGAPPRPSDPAARWADYESMPAPVAEGVRRELAEIDAALERIQQGRYGTCLACGGPMGLQRLRAIPEARYCIACSGHHHAAE
- a CDS encoding universal stress protein, yielding MCLPAVTRVLVPIDFSPSSRAALEYAIFVAGKHGADLDVLHVWEPPGYVGPDTLALLPVGSGQPGWEQTRNEVQREVDHFLAKAAARPRSVSVRVEAGEPSDAILGIAREGADLIVMGTHGRTGLSRLLIGSVAEAVLRRSTCPVLTLRVASRAPRESVPL
- a CDS encoding CBS domain-containing protein, producing MTLVCEAMNRAPATVEADATAARALGVVETTGAAHLLVMDHDDLIGILCACDLRAAGPEEQVSERMSVPVITIRPDATLEDAAITLCDCGVGCLPVVVGGLVLGTLGEEELAAAGVQGRLPHRRCHPRAHGLEPVGPHLAHHH
- a CDS encoding CBS domain-containing protein, with product MRKPTVQAFMTIGPVVIAPERTLADAHRLMRERGIRHLPVVDAGALVGVVSQRDLYLLETLRGVDPEQERVREAMTPEPFAVPPDASLDEVAEHMAEHRLGSAMVVDRGVVIGLFTTVDALRALAALVRRRGARPARNPPREPPAGVAGRPGR
- a CDS encoding TatD family nuclease-associated radical SAM protein, whose protein sequence is MTTETSHRNAPVLAYPLGDALYLNVTSACTLACTFCPKIRDDDFTVGGFDLRLARNPDADEVWRAIGEAGLEGRSEVCFTGFGEPTRRLEVVLEIARRLRAAGARRIRVDTDGLANLREGRDVAPELAAAGVGALSVSLNAPDAATYARICPSRYGEAAYEAVKGFIRAAVGVVPDVAASAVGMPGISETACRAVAESLGARFRWRPYDRVGRIPSSAGSARVG